The Candidatus Aenigmatarchaeota archaeon genome segment GTATATAGGGGTCTGGCTTTTTGACAATAAGCTGAAGAAGCGGGCTTTTATAAGGCAAATGGGTGGCTAATCTTTGGCCAAAGACCACAGCATCCTAAAATATCCCCTAAAGGCGTTTGCAATAGCGGCGTCTTCAATCATAATCACTACAATCTCGTCTTCCCAGATATTCAGGGCAAGCTTGTCACCATAAATATTGAACGCAACCGGAGAGTTGAATTCGGGAGGGTAATATTTGATTTCTATATTTGGTATCATCCGCTTTACCTCTTCTGCGCCCTTTCTTACTTCTGGCTTGTCGACTAGCAGGGTTTTTGGGTGAAGCGATTTTTTGTTGAAGCTCTTAATCTGCTGAATAGACCGGTGTCGCATAACGGAAAAAACCTGAAGGGAGCTTCCAAAAGATAGTATTTCTTTTTCTTCAGTTGCCATGTCGTTCATCATTGACCGAAATCCATCTTTTCCCACCAGGACACTGATTTCTCTTTGCGGTTTATTTGTAGAGTAGTATCCTTTTAAAATGGGGTGGACCTGCTGCAGGGCATCCATTTTTTCCTTTAGAAGTTCAGTTAGCTTATCCGGGTTTAGGGAATAGTATACCCGGTGATTTTTCTTTTGCACATGGGCAACCAGGCCCTTTCTTTCAAGGGCAGAGAGGATGTCATAAACGGTTGCCTTATAGAGCTTTAGCTGGCTTATCAGGGCAGTTGCAGTTGTCTCTCCGCTTTTCAAAAGGCTAAGGTAGACCTTTGACTCAAGATCAGTAAGCCCGAATTCCCGAAGCGCTTCCTGCGGTTCCATAATAGGGGTTAAGTATTTAAGTAGTAGTGTAGCTTACGACTTATAGGTAAATCCTGCCTGGCCAAAGGAGGATATGGTAGGAACATTTACGACAAAGGAGTTAGCAATATGCGCTCTCTTTGGAAGCATGGTTTTCGTAGTAGGGTATGTTCTGGGAACAATTGTCATCTCCATGACGGGAATTCCCTTTACTGGCGGGATTCTAAACATCCTTGTGGCGGCGATAATATTTTTCAGTGGAATCCGGCTGCTTAACGAAAAGTTTGGGGTAGGGGCACTGATGTTTACGATAGTTTCGATAATTGCTATTCCTACGACGATTGTGGGGCCTCCTGGCGTGGCTAAGGTGGCGGTTGGCTTTTTGTCCGGGCTTGTATTTGACCTTGTGCTTCGTGTGGCCCCGAAATCAAAGTATCGTTTTGCGCTTTCCAGTAGTTTGGGAGTTTTGGCGTCATTTTTCTTAAGTCTCTGTTTGATGCTCTACATACTTCACCTTCCTTCTGCAGAGCAGCTTTTGTCTATGGCATATGTGTTAGTTCCATTATATGCTGTCCTGGGCGCACTAGGTGGACACTTGGGCTCATGGCTCTATGAATCCAAGTTGAAAACCAGGGCTTTTTTCAGGGCGATTAAGTAGGTGCTAAGTATGAATAGAACGATTTGGGTTGGTGAAATAAAAAAAGACTCCTCTTATATAGCTGATGCTAACCTCTGTGTTATTGGGTATGATAAGGGGAAAAACGAATACAAAAATCCTAAAAAAAGAGTATATGATATCGCAAAAGAACTGTC includes the following:
- a CDS encoding BlaI/MecI/CopY family transcriptional regulator, with amino-acid sequence MEPQEALREFGLTDLESKVYLSLLKSGETTATALISQLKLYKATVYDILSALERKGLVAHVQKKNHRVYYSLNPDKLTELLKEKMDALQQVHPILKGYYSTNKPQREISVLVGKDGFRSMMNDMATEEKEILSFGSSLQVFSVMRHRSIQQIKSFNKKSLHPKTLLVDKPEVRKGAEEVKRMIPNIEIKYYPPEFNSPVAFNIYGDKLALNIWEDEIVVIMIEDAAIANAFRGYFRMLWSLAKD